Genomic DNA from Setaria italica strain Yugu1 chromosome V, Setaria_italica_v2.0, whole genome shotgun sequence:
AAGAGACGAAATATGCTCATACAACCTTAAAAATCACTATGAGAAAAGTATAATTAGATTTTCATGTGTTCCGTAGTTCAATATACTGTACcgcttaaaaaaagaaaaatcgtgcAAATGCACCTATTCCTCTTGCACGGCTTCAGTTTCTGTTTCTCTTCCTCCACACACACGCTCCCAGCCTTAGGCAGCCAAATAGGCCCATTGGAGGCTTGATTTCTCGTGCCCCGGGCGTACGGTGTCAGTATTttatactcggcaacctaccgaggggtatcccgaggtagtagattggtttgtGGGGGATTGTCAGACCTGAAATTTGAAGGTAAAAagaagacacaagacacagatttatgcAGGTTCAGGCtaccagagtagcataataccctacgtcctgtttggggtgttgtatatttcGCCCTGCGCttggtgttgtttggtattgaggatttggtcatCTATTGTGGTTCTACGAGATTTTCACCTaacgatctagggacccctgccctcctttatatacttcaggaggcgggattactagtcgtttacaaggagtcctagtaggattacaaggtatgagtTCTAGTAGAATTACAAGAGAATCCTAAAAAAAGTCCGTCCTTGTGGGTACAGaagatctatccccgacaagcccccttCGTAGTTGAATatagcagtcttcgagtacttttcagattctCGCCGAGTAATTTTTGTGCTCCTCGAGTATTTTGTCTGGCTCAATCTTcgaagttcctcaaagctgccatgaggttATGGTGCTTAAGctcttgatcgtcttgattttgtaatcttcttcTTTGCTGATATGGAGGGCAGCGGAAGTCATACTCCATATGgaatagcccccgagccttaggttgaatcgaaaaatCAGGCTGAAGATCattaaaatcttgaatcttctttcttcgtcttgaaaaaaaaatcaactattgggtgtagcttatcagctcccgagccttggaatgattaaatattcaatccgagggtctttagtattcacgcaagtcatcatccgagttgtaTTGCGGTGTCCAGGTCCCGAGCTTATGCTCCAGGTGAGTCGTAGAAGCCACGTCAagtagttattggcgcttagcccccgagcttagaAGCTTGCTGAGCCACCGGAGATatttcgagtagtaattggcacttagcccccaagcctgggagctggCGGAGCCATCGGAGGTACGTTGAGCGTCTTGGAGAGTCGTCGCCAAAGCTCAACCTGAGAAAAAAGATGCATATATTATGAtatattatgtagcatattgtgaaatattgaaactactaaaatttattcaatgATGAATGTAGATgttttgtgtcatgctcttattttggCCATATTTTTCCCAGGTAGTTAGTCTGTTACGTTTAAactctcagtccctgtttaaCCATTGctactgcgtgtgagatctttatctcgtgtacgcgtactggcactgctgctattgagatctttgtctcatgtcctagcgtttaggcatgacagaagattcGAGGCTTTCACGACCTAGATATTTTCCAGACATCCAGTGACTAAAAATATCACATCATTGAACCGTGAACCTCACCAAACGCTAAACAATATTAGTCGGGCTCTAAGAATCGACTCCCACGTGTTACCATCATGGGGCTGATCACAAATTGAACTTAATAAACAAATTAGCCAATAACTAGAACATAGCAGATCTCATAGACGTCAAAATAAAAAGGGGAAATGATCTGGGAGTGCAAGCAGTGGGACTGTCGGAGCCTCAACCttagtgattttttttatctatagCACTAAAATCTCTAATCCTAACCTCTCACCAGAAGTAAGCAAGCAACATCCGATCCATTAATACGTCAGAGAAAAAGGGAAGCGCAAGTAATTGGGACGAGAGGAGGATGGGATCAAATGAACTAATCTTTATAGTCACGCAGAGGGGATTGGGTCGCCGCCGGCAGGGGATGACGAGCGGAGCTCGGCGGTGGCGACTGCGCTGACGCCGCGACCATCGCCGATTTTGCAGGTGGCCTAGCAGTGACGACTCCTTCAGATACCGTACATGGATTAGATGGGTCAGTTGGGTTGGGCCATGTACCTACCTAATAGGGCATACCAATAGGTGGGCCTGAAATTCAACCCAACCCATGGATGTAGTTTTTTTTCGAGATTGGGTTGGGTTACACGGATGGATTGGGTGGGTCGCTGGACCCATGCACAGGCCTAGTCGAGCCGATTTACCTGCGTGAACCGCATGCCGGGCTGCCGGCACCGCATATTCTCCCCGCCCCAACTATAATAACAAGGGGCAACTGCCATGCGTTTTTTTTTGCATGCCGTCTCAGTCCCCATCGGTTCACGTCTTTGCACCGGCCCCCCCCGggcatcgtcggctcgtcgcggtgTACGTGAGCGGCACCGCCGCTGGCCGCCTTCTCCGAGTTTCTTCCTTTCGATCGGACGATCGGTTCAAAGAGAATGAGGTGTGTGCGGCCTGTGCATGAATCGGCCGTGAGCAACAGAAACATTCGGTGCGCGATTCACGCCTTCTGCCAACCACACCCGGCGCCACCGTCTGTTTGCTTCTCACATCCAAGTACGGTGGCGCCGAGCTGGCGGCCCCGGGACGCGCCAGCTACCCTGAGCTACCGAAAGAGAGAAGCCACCTTTCGTTTCCCTTTTTTATATCATTTTTTGTTCCTGATCGAAAAATCTGGTACTCCACACTACATATATGCTATATGGAGGACAGAACGATTGGCAAAAAAGAGAATTTGCAAAgccaaagtttcagcctttcagAGACCGACGTCTGCCTCAGGCGAGACGTGCTTGTCAACCGGCGCCTCTCGTCTCCTGCCACACCTTCTCTTCTCACCGAAGGAACCCAACAAGACGTAGGGCCATTCAGGACATCAGATCGAGCTTTCAAGCGTCTTTACAACCAACCCATATCATAGCGCTTCTTAATTGTGTACTAACATGGCAGTATGGCAAACAGAGCTATCGATGTTACAGCCGGGGTGGCATGCAAAAAGGAAGTTTTAAAAAATGAGCCAGGGCTGGGACCTGTCAAACGTTGTTAGGGCGGTGAGATTCAGAGTTAGACGGATCCAACCTTTCTGACGTTCAACCAAGGTCACAGTGTGAATTTATGCATGTTTGAAAACACACGGATTCTTGAACTGTCATGAGAAACAGTAGTGCCCTTTCGCCTGGTGAAGCCCGATCGTCATCAGCTTATAATTTTGGCTCTGCCTTTTGCTTCATCATTGGCATCCTGGCTCTTATGATTGGAAACAACTGGTATCTCAGATCAGGCTTATTTAAGGAACACTTGATAATTCTTCTTAATTCTGGGGACAATACTAATCAATTTGCCTCCCCCAACGACAACGCGAAACTAGTTCAGCTACGCCATTGACGTCTCCAGGCCCCTTTTGAAGTGAATGAATTCTGCATGTGCATAGTACATCCGGTGAGATCCTATCCTAGGCTAGCACTCAGCTGGACTCCGGAGTAGGCACCGACACTGGACTATTCTGCAGGCTGCATGCAGCCTTGGACCGGAGTTATATAATAATCCAACAAAGAAAGGCCGGTGTTGTATTTAGGCTAGTTGCACAACTTTggggtgccaaaattactgtagcaacactgtagcgtttcgtttgtatttgtgaattattgtccaaatattgactaattaggctcaaaagattcgtctcgcaaagtacaataaaactgtgcaattagttttttatttcgtctacattcattactccatgcatgtaccgcaagtttgatatgatggggaatcttctttttgcatagtgccaaaattgggattttggagtgaaACATGGCCTTATATATAGTCGGAGGGGAgcagaaaagaaaattaataaGAATCAAAAGAAACCTCACGTTCAATCACACGCCTTCCACTGGTGTGGAAGGTGAGGAACGCGCTCTCCGCACTCTGCCAGCCTATTTGTTGGGGGAAGGTTGGCAGGTCCGTGTACCGCGAGCCCGCGGCCGAAATTTCACTCAACCAAACCTCAAAGCCAAACCGGAGAGGGAGCAAAACGAGCGCGGGGCGAGGGCCGACACCACACCACCGGGCaagcgcgggcgcggcggcgggggcagcagCAATGTCGGCGCTGCAGAGCTGGCGCAAGGCGTACGGCGCGCTCAAGGACAGCACCACCGTCAGCCTCGCCAACCTCAGCTCCGACTTCAAGGTCCGACGTCGaatcctcctccccctctcgatGCGCTCGGATCTATGCCTGCGCTGCATTGGGGATTTATCGCTTCCTTTGGCTCGTGATCCATTTTGCAGGATCTGGATGTGGCGATCGTGAGGGCCACCAACCACGTGGAGACCCCGCCCAAGGAGCGCCACCTGCGCAGTGCGTGGATTCCTCCGATATTCTCGCTTCCCGATTTTCGCTTAATTTAGCGGGGTGGCGAGTTGTGGAGCTACCCGGATCGTCCCCAACTATCTCCCCGGTTTGCGTTTGTTGTCTGATGGGTTtgtcggtggtggtggtgttgcagAGATTGTGGCGGCGACCTCCCTCGCGAGGCCCCGGGCGGACGTCGCCTACTGCATCCACGCGCTTGCCCGGCGACTCGCCAAGACGCGGAATTGGATCGTAAGCGCTGTTGCTCTCTGGTTGAGATTGTTTGATCCGTTCTGCGTATTGGATGCTTTGGTAGTTGCTTTAGCTGCTGCGTTGCTGCCGATGTTGTATTGGTACTGGTAATTAACTGAATATAGTCTCATGTCATTTCGTTCAGTAGAGATGTGATCACACTGAAGAACTGACTGCAGCCCAAAGCTCGATTGTTTCGTGTGGTATACTGATAATGCGGTGGTATTGATTTGGGCACCTAAACCTAGGTCACTGCACAATGGAGATCCTGATGGCGTATGACTGGTTACATAATAGTATATTGCGTTGTGAGTTTGGCATTGCAGTATGCATTTACCCTTGATTATCTCAATTTGCACTGGCTTTCGAGCGTATGAACGAGTTATCTTGGATTTGGAAACAACAACATTTTGTTCTCTACAACTGCAAACATGATTTTATATGACATTCGAAATTTGTCCTACAAAGTTGCAAATATGATTTTACTGCCAAGCTGGTATTTCTTTGCATAGCATAATGAGCTCAGCTTACAAAAGAACCATGAAATTCTATGTTTTCACATTTTTTTAAGGTGGTATATTTTATGAGAACTGAGACCTTTTTATTTAGCTTATGTGGTTCCTGTGTTTTGTTGGTTGTCCTGACTCCTGACTCCTGAAGCCAGTTTGGCATACTGGAATTTTGCATTCTCATATTAAATAGTTACTTTTGAATGGCTCCTTCTGGGTCTTGACCGACTTGTTTAGTGGAGTTCAGTTGAGATGGCATGACTCTGAATGTGTTCCTGATATTTTTGGTTTCCTTGCAGCTATTCTAGCAGCACCGATCTTCaaattgtttcatttttttgaaTTGTTACTCAGGGTGTCCTGCTTCCTTTTGTAGGTCTTCATCTTATCAGCCAGTTAATGTAGGATGCATTCCTTTATGTTATGTAGGTTGCCCTGAAGACACTTGTGGTGATCCATAGGCTTCTCCGCGAAGGTGATCCTACATTCAGAGAAGAGTTTCTTGCGTTTACACAAAGAGTGCGGATTTTGCAGCTGTCAAACTTCAAGGATGACTCCAGCCCTATTGGTTTGTATTTCTTCAAATAAATTTCACCTCTTGATTTATTTGGCTCATTAATCTGCTTCATTAATCTAAATTTCCTATCTACGCAGCTTGGGATTATTCTTCATGGGTTCGCACATATGGTTTATTTTTGGAGGAAAAACTAGaatgcttcagggtcttgaagtaTGACATTGAAGCTGAGCGTTCGTCAAAACAAGGTCAAGGACCTGAAAAGGTCTGGACTCAACATGGTCAtttgatatttttattttattaccACCTTCTACCAGAGCGGTACCATGTTATCAATTATTTGTCACTATATTACTGATTTACTGGTGCTACTTTAACATATAATTAAACTACTTTATTTTCAGGGTCACAGTAGAACTAGAGAATTAAATTCTCAGGACTTGCTGGAGCAATTGCCTGCGCTGCAGCAATTGTTATATCGACTTATTGGATGCCGGGTGATTCTATCTTATTCCTTGCAACTACTAATTAAAATTAGTGATTAAAGAAATGGATTTAATAAACATTTTCATATTTTCTGGTTTGTATTTAACTTTGTTAACAGAGGCAGCATGGCActgattttctttctttctttttactcAGCCAGAAGGAGCCGCAAATAACAATTATCTGGTGCAATATGCTCTAGCTCTGGTAAGCTTTATCTCTAGTCATTTTTTTGCTTCAGAGTTTTCAAGGTGATCTTCATATTTCGTTTAACAATCCAACTGATCAGTTGTGAATATGTTTGGTTTTTCCTTGAACTTTATTGCCCGTTCAGTGGAGTGTTATTTTTTCTGTTACCATTGTTGAGCAGTTTGATTCCTTCTATGACTAGTTTATTCTTAGAATTGAGGAATCTTATATGCAATTTAAGTGAATCTCCTGGCTCTGTACAGGTTCTTAAAGAAAGCTTCAAAATTTACTGTGCGATAAATGATGGAATTATCAACCTTGTTGACAAGGTATActaattttcaaaattttcaaagcAGTAGCGATTTTTTCTATGTTGCATCGAGCTATGTTTACTGATGCTCCCTGCTTCCTGTTGGCTGTCAAACAACTGTGTAGTTTTTCGAGATGCCAAAGCATGAAGCACTCAAAGCTCTTGACATTTACAGGAGGGCTGGTCAGCAGGTAACTCTACATGATAGTAATGTGCAACATATCTTAACTTGAAGAAAATCAGCATATAACAATTATCTGTGCTTAGTTGCTACTTTTACCAAGCAACATCTTTGATGATTCAGGCTGGAAGCCTATCTGACTTCTATGAAAGTTGCCGGGGCTTAGAGCTCGCAAGAAATTTCCAGTTTCCCACTTTGAGGGAGGTGAGGTCGTTTGCCTCAGAGTTCTCCATGTAAACCTTTATCATGTACCACCAGATATATCGTTGGAGTCTGATTTGATTTATTTCATTTTCAGCCACCACAAACATTCCTATCAACCATGGAGGAGTATGTGAAGGAGGCTCCACGAATGCTACCAGTTACAGAGCCACTGGTTAGTTCCTTGGTTCTAATAAACCATTTAGATTTTTGCATATCACCTTTACGTTTCATACTAACAAGTAGAAGCCTTGATGATGGTGCTTGTTTAGTACTTTCTGTGTGCATTGCATGCTAAAGGAGCATCTCATAACTTTAATCCTTTATATCTAAAATCAGCAAACTACTTGGTGTAAACTGAACTGAAGGAAACAGCTATCTTCAATATTTGTGGCCTGTTTTttttactttaatatttttgtGATGATTGTGTCATCAGTgtgaatatttcatttttttttgggtagATAAATAACTATCGCCAAAGTTTGTACCATACCACTTAGGCAATCTACTGGTTGTAGGATGGATTCTTAGACACAGGCTATCCTTCTTATTTTATCAGGAACTTCCTGAGCGACTTCTTCTGACATACAAACCggaagaagcagaagcagctCCTGAGCCTGTTCCTATTGTAGAGGAAAAACCACAAATTGTTGAAGAACCTGCTCAAGTACCATCTACTTCTGAAATAGCCTCACCTCCTCCCAAGCCTGAGATCGCAGATACTGGTGATTTACTGGTAAgtggaaaaaaattcagaaagtgAATATGACATCAATCTCTTTTTAATCAAAATGTCATATTTTCCATAGGGGTTAAGTGATCCAAACCCTAATGTGTCGGTAATAGAGGAGAGCAACGCTTTGGCCTTGGCTATTATGCCAACAGGTAATTAGTCAAACTTAATTCATAGTTTTGTGTGCTATTAATTTGTATTGTCTATCATGTAATTCTAAGAAGTGTCTGCAATTCTGCAGGTGTTGATAATTCAACAACAAGCACAGCTACACAGCAAGATAAAGGATTTGATCCAACAGGATGGGAGCTTGCTCTTGTTGCCACTCCAAGCACCAATACGAATCCACTGGCTATGGAGAGTAGTTTGGTAGGTTTTTTGAATCTTTCATTAAGGATATCTACCTTTTGGTGGTTGCCGCAATTTCCCAAGTCAAGATTTGGGAACTGCTATGCTGCTACCTACTGCTTTCTTGCAAGTTTGTCAAGCTCCTATACTTCTACTGTTATGGTCAACTCAGTTGCTGTCTGAAAAGTGAAAACCAGTAAGGTGGTTTCCTGCTGCTAAAATCTAGGAGCAACGGCTAGCTGATTGCTATATTACCAAAGTGCATTTgcacaaaagaaaaatacattTGCATAAAAATTAAAACCTTCTCACGTGGGTGAATGGTAAATATATATGGTATCTTGATTTATCATCTCCCCACCCCTTTCTGGAATTTCTCAGTATGTTTAATTTGCACCCAAGAATATATCTCTTG
This window encodes:
- the LOC101783939 gene encoding putative clathrin assembly protein At2g01600 — protein: MSALQSWRKAYGALKDSTTVSLANLSSDFKDLDVAIVRATNHVETPPKERHLRKIVAATSLARPRADVAYCIHALARRLAKTRNWIVALKTLVVIHRLLREGDPTFREEFLAFTQRVRILQLSNFKDDSSPIAWDYSSWVRTYGLFLEEKLECFRVLKYDIEAERSSKQGQGPEKGHSRTRELNSQDLLEQLPALQQLLYRLIGCRPEGAANNNYLVQYALALVLKESFKIYCAINDGIINLVDKFFEMPKHEALKALDIYRRAGQQAGSLSDFYESCRGLELARNFQFPTLREPPQTFLSTMEEYVKEAPRMLPVTEPLELPERLLLTYKPEEAEAAPEPVPIVEEKPQIVEEPAQVPSTSEIASPPPKPEIADTGDLLGLSDPNPNVSVIEESNALALAIMPTGVDNSTTSTATQQDKGFDPTGWELALVATPSTNTNPLAMESSLGGGFDKLTLDSLYDDGTYRQMQQQQLYGSAPPNPFMASDPFAMSNQVASPPSVQMAAMAQQPHPLMIEANPFGPPLQPQHAGMAPAANPFLDAGFGAFPAANGMHPQANPFGAAQLL